The genomic DNA ACATGTCTATGATGAAGTAAGTTTACTATGATGAAAAAGTGAAGATGatcttattttgtttaaaagccACTGAACAACTTGTGCAGTATGATGTTCTTAtcttatttcattgttttaacaAGAGaaaaattttttgttgtttttcgtAAAGTTAAATTCTATAAATCATAACAAAATGCAACCACCAACTGaaacaactaaataaacaatcatTGCCAGCATGTTCTATATTTGGTTCATTTGTTAGGGAAAAGTCAAGATAGAAAATGAGATTGTGGACTGTGAAACAACCACTATACCTGAGGGAGTGTCACTGCAGGATCTAGAAGTGGTGACTgatgcaaatattatattaacagcAGATGAGAATTTACAGCAGTATTCAATAATCAAGTATGTACACATTtttatgactatatttttagTCCTTTGTAATATCAagtttttcttaattaaattagttgtaGTCAACAATGTTTTGCAAGGAGCAGTTGTTTTCTACACTAAGCACCTATTTCaccatattatttacatttgcaGTCAAATATGTTTAActagtaaatactttttaataaaatgttaaataatgcaATCTAGGGCCTATTGCACAAAGtataacttctgagtaaatactaatcattgaatataatatactgcaaccaaatacaaaagtcaaggtTTCAAATAAACGGTAAAAGTATATTTAGTATGTCTTATAGGTTACTCGCTGATAATATATACTTGAACAGCATGAAATAACTCCTTaaacaaacattactttgttCCATTTCCAATATTTGATGGTTAAATGTTATGCGATTTTCGGAATTTCAGAAAAGACGAAAAC from Manduca sexta isolate Smith_Timp_Sample1 unplaced genomic scaffold, JHU_Msex_v1.0 HiC_scaffold_3711, whole genome shotgun sequence includes the following:
- the LOC119193183 gene encoding uncharacterized protein LOC119193183, with product LVSSPEVFKYCTSLEISENDNLPKQLCLLCLELLNKFYSFKQVVLKSHEVLQQHVYDEGKVKIENEIVDCETTTIPEGVSLQDLEVVTDANIILTADENLQQYSIIKKDENKLNP